One region of Daphnia pulicaria isolate SC F1-1A chromosome 7, SC_F0-13Bv2, whole genome shotgun sequence genomic DNA includes:
- the LOC124348808 gene encoding uncharacterized protein LOC124348808 produces MPPRRELTREEKDEKNRKAREKRSLEDPEAKQVRLAAQREKAKFVREEKRRRLNPEDDQAAKNLKAQRAREDRQAEAPDERTLRQRLDADRKRVARASETGVEHQARLLDQRIRQKLLRQEQNEEDDRARLFAEEERLAVLRHEEQNLHEEENRIRLEAEAERQAGLFQAEENRSRLEAEAERQAGLLQTEENRVRLQAEADRQAALRQQETASILRAMNQRPAFDRSTVVLANDAVAERPARQQHQAGKTAVGNRETPEEQRARLQSQALRMRILRQDESKEERSARLRDQALRQKALRNEESEAEQSARLQEQSLRQSSLRSEETEAEKAARLREQSLRQSSLRNEELEAEKVARMREQSLRQRCLRNEEIEAEKRARLQDKLVRQEDLRDNESEDSNFSRLQAQSSRQEVEGRVNHPEYMADYRATENEEEAAARREENRCRMELRRELEDQRERENEELRARDALDHGEIIPIENEEEEALRLQLMTERDRRGNPRTHRQACKEIVVEDRVHLHDCGDLTKICSECDAKHFAKEMPKDKKFQQCCAKGNVIIPPAKPCPEPLASLLQNRHPKSKHFMKQIRNYNSAHAFASMGANFCQVAARPVYASMVRFTTKLLLSATDFRANIEMMSGCCRTLMEELDAMLREKNPYALTYKMMRRVLEEEYVQREAENLPHYTVGMIITCDRRNVDQRRYNCPTVNEIAVVFKSTDGEPPAYRDIRGHLYIPVRGRRFIQIDTIKVMCDPMCYPLLFPNGDDGWHINMTYTTTRRRERDEAAALAMIVEEDEEEQIDPLWPNPRVLIRDEMAAEDGNAVIENEPGEEQEPEADEENDDRPPNRNRGPRSRVTQAEFYSSRISVRGDFNNVLAGGPVTQMYFVDSYVKTEGNRLDWLRRNQKELHVERYCGLMDYINNRAERANLAVGSIYILPSSFIGSPRAMKQNYQDAMAICGKFGKPTFFVTFTCNPKWREIVANIPNYLTASDRPDMVARVFHLKKKELVDDIEKKQILGFAAARIEVIEFQKRGLPHCHMLVWVDSRDAPSTPEDMDETICAEIPDKTLYPRLYNSVMAHMIHGPCGAINKNSPCMDEEGCCKKFPKDFNEETMINDNGYPTYKRRNTGVVHRLKRGHTHYEVDNRWVVPYNPWLLLKYDCHINIEYCANMTTVKYIFKYVYKGHDCSNIESKTGTHHQAGEENEQVFVWDEISTFTDTRYVSAPEAAYRIFKFPLSDRSHTITRLAVHLPLEQSVFFQPGNEEQAVIDAATKETTLTAWFILNRDNEEARQYFYREIVHHFCFVKSGGRNYWKPRRRNIKIIGRLYTVGVRQVERYCLRLLLINVRGSTSFEDLRTVNGVLLPTFKSAASALNLLEDDSVWEKTLDDAAAFEMPERLRQLFVDVCLFCNPTDALHLFDRSLPHLMEDFIRTGHDAEVAKNLTLKWIQDKLILHNRTMEELSLPVPDFQLIRQIIEAQLEENTAITRIEKRRLGELMVTQLNEGQRAAYDQVMAAINDKNNSVPHQYFLDGPGGTGKAFLYNTLITVLQGQGKTVIAVASTGIASTLLIDGSTYHSQFKIYPPITEVTRSKIVDGSALANLILSAVLIISDEATMKTNHALDAFNFLFQKLEKKNIPHGGKVLLLGGDFRQCLPVVRHGNRVKVVEATIRNNATWPLFRHLRLTQNMRTVAGNQDYADWLIQLGNGTLPTIPRLNNPDLIEIPAEFLDFGRNLIEYVFGVPSLLLDPEVSQQICSRAILCPKNEDCLRINNQIIKDMPGIVHQYKSIDTIDSDDPEEIANYPTEILNTFNVSGIPTHVLKLKVGAIIILLKNIDSRKGLCNGTRLIIRALRENLIVADIASGKNKGHTVYIPRMTLSPTDSDLPVTLKRLQFPVLLAFAITITKSQGQTFDRVGIFLLEPVFSHGQLYVAFSRATSKEGVKVEIAESAKQGRLLRNHLTATEEEKEKVFTVNIVYKEVLL; encoded by the exons ATGCCACCGCGTCGCGAATTAACTCGAGAGGAAAAGGATGAGAAGAATAGGAAggctagggaaaaaagaagtctcGAAGACCCGGAGGCAAAACAAGTTAGATTGGCTGCTCAGAGGGAAAAGGCCAAGTTCGTCCGTGAAGAGAAGCGTCGTCGGCTCAATCCCGAAGATGATCAGGCTGCCAAGAATTTGAAGGCGCAAAGGGCGAGAGAAGACCGTCAGGCAGAGGCACCTGACGAAAGAACGTTGAGGCAGAGGTTAGATGCGGACCGGAAAAGAGTCGCCCGTGCTAGCGAGACGGGAGTTGAGCATCAAGCTAGGCTACTCGATCAACGAATCCGGCAGAAACTCCTTAGGCAGGAAcagaatgaagaagatgatcGTGCTCGACTGTTTGCCGAGGAGGAGCGGCTAGCAGTTCTTCGGCACGAAGAACAAAATCtgcacgaagaagaaaatcgtattCGATTGGAAGCTGAGGCAGAACGGCAGGCTGGTCTTTTTCaagcagaagaaaatcgttCGCGATTGGAAGCCGAGGCAGAGAGGCAGGCTGGTCTTCTtcaaacagaagaaaatcgtgttcGATTGCAGGCCGAGGCGGATCGGCAAGCTGCCCTTCGTCAACAAGAAACAGCATCTATCTTGCGAGCGATGAATCAGAGACCAGCGTTTGATCGTTCAACGGTTGTTCTTGCCAATGATGCTGTGGCAGAGCGTCCAGCAAGACAACAACACCAGGCAGGAAAGACAGCTGTCGGCAACCGAGAAACTCCTGAAGAGCAACGAGCTCGATTGCAATCCCAGGCATTACGGATGAGAATTCTGCGGCAAGATGAATCTAAAGAAGAGAGGTCAGCTAGGCTTCGAGATCAAGCCTTGAGGCAAAAAGCTCTTAGGAACGAAGAATCGGAAGCAGAACAATCAGCTAGACTTCAGGAACAGTCATTACGGCAAAGTTCTTTGCGTAGCGAAGAAACGGAAGCAGAAAAAGCAGCTAGGCTACGTGAACAGTCTCTGCGGCAAAGTTCTCTGCGCAACGAGGAATTGGAAGCTGAAAAAGTAGCTAGGATGCGCGAACAGTCTCTGCGGCAAAGATGTCTTCGGAATGAAGAAATTGAAGCTGAAAAGCGGGCTCGACTTCAAGATAAATTAGTCCGTCAGGAAGATTTACGCGACAACGAATCTGAAGACAGCAATTTTTCTCGACTTCAGGCTCAGTCATCACGCCAGGAAGTT GAAGGTCGCGTTAACCACCCCGAGTACATGGCTGATTACAGAGCGAccgagaatgaagaagaagctgctgcGAGGCGTGAAGAGAATCGGTGTCGAATGGAGTTACGTCGAGAACTTGAAGACCAACGAGAGCGAGAAAACGAAGAATTGCGTGCCAGGGATGCCCTTGATCATGGCGAAATTAttccaattgaaaatgaagaagaagaagctcttcGTTTGCAGTTGATGACTGAACGCGACCGGCGTGGAAATCCAAGAACTCATCGGCAGGCTTGCAAAGAAATCGTGGTAGAGGACCGCGTTCACTTGCATGACTGCGGAGATTTGACCAAGATTTGCTCGGAATGTGATGCCAAACATTTCGCGAAAGAAATGCCGAAAGACAAGAAGTTCCAGCAATGCTGCGCAAAGGGCAATGTCATTATTCCACCTGCTAAGCCGTGTCCAGAACCATTGGCCAGCCTCTTGCAAAACCGGCATCCAAAATCGAAACATTTCATGAAGCAGATTCGAAATTACAACAGCGCCCATGCTTTCGCCTCTATGGGAGCTAATTTCTGCCAGGTCGCGGCCCGACCTGTGTACGCATCCATGGTCAGATTTACCACCAAACTACTCCTCTCG GCTACTGATTTCAGGGCGAATATCGAAATGATGTCGGGTTGTTGTAGAACTTTGATGGAAGAGCTGGACGCTATGCTTCGAGAAAAGAATCCTTATGCCTTGACCTACAAGATGATGCGTCGGgttcttgaagaagaatacgTTCAACGTGAAGCTGAAAATCTTCCTCACTACACTGTCGGCATGATCATCACTTGCGATAGAAGAAATGTCGACCAACGAAGATACAACTGTCCAACGGTCAACGAAATTGCTGTGGTTTTTAAAAGCACTGACGgcgaaccaccagcctacaGAGATATTCGTGGCCATCTCTACATTCCCGTCAGAGGCCGACGATTCATCCAGATTGACACAATAAAAGTTATGTGTGATCCGATGTGTTACCCACTTTTATTTCCGAACGGTGACGACGGTTGGCATATCAACATGACTTATACCACCAccagacggagagagagagatgaagcgGCAGCATTGGCCATGattgttgaagaagatgaagaggagcAGATTGATCCCTTGTGGCCCAACCCCAGAGTTTTAATTCGTGATGAAATGGCCGCAGAAGATGGCAATGctgtgattgaaaatgagccaggtgaagaacaagaaccagAAGCGGACGAGGAGAACGACGATCGACCACCGAACAGAAACAGAGGCCCACGCTCAAGAGTGACGCAAGCCGAATTCTACAGTTCGCGCATATCAGTTCGTGGTGATTTCAACAACGTTTTGGCTGGGGGTCCCGTCACTCAGATGTATTTTGTCGATTCTTACGTCAAGACCGAGGGGAATCGCCTAGATTGGCTCAGACGAAACCAGAAAGAGCTGCATGTTGAGCGCTACTGCGGTCTGATGGATTACATCAACAATCGAGCAGAGAGAGCAAATTTGGCAGTTGGCTCGATCTACATTCTCCCTTCGTCATTTATTGGCAGTCCTCGAGCcatgaaacaaaattaccaAGACGCTATGGCCATTTGTGGAAAATTTGGCAAGCCGACTTTTTTTGTGACGTTTACCTGCAATCCCAAGTGGAGGGAAATTGTTGCTAATATCCCAAACTACTTGACGGCTTCCGATCGTCCCGATATGGTCGCAAGAGTATTCcacttgaagaagaaagagttggTCGACGACATCGAGAAAAAGCAAATATTGGGTTTCGCCGCGGCCAGAATCGAAGTCATCGAATTTCAGAAACGTGGACTGCCTCATTGCCACATGCTGGTGTGGGTCGACAGCCGTGACGCTCCTTCGACACCAGAGGATATGGATGAGACCATCTGCGCTGAAATTCCCGACAAGACACTCTATCCAAGACTTTACAACTCTGTTATGGCTCACATGATTCACGGTCCGTGTGGAGCCATCAACAAAAATTCTCCCTGCATggatgaagagggctgctgtaaAAAGTTCCCCAAAGACTTCAACGAAGAGACTATGATCAATGACAACGGCTATCCGacgtataaaagaagaaacactgGTGTTGTACATCGTTTGAAAAGGGGGCACACTCACTATGAAGTGGACAACCGATGGGTTGTTCCTTATAACCCTTGGTTGCTACTGAAATATGATTGTCACATCAACATCGAGTATTGCGCCAATATGACCACTGTCAAGTACATCTTCAAGTATGTGTACAAAGGTCACGATTGCAGCAACATTGAATCGAAAACTGGAACGCATCATCAGgctggagaagaaaacgagcaagtttttgtttgggaCGAAATCTCCACCTTTACAGACACCCGTTACGTCAGCGCGCCAGAAGCCGCTTATAGAATCTTCAAGTTTCCTCTCAGCGATCGTTCTCATACCATCACCCGACTAGCCGTGCATCTGCCTCTTGAACAGTCCGTCTTTTTCCAACCGGGCAATGAGGAACAAGCAGTCATCGATGCTGCGACCAAGGAAACGACGTTAACTGCTTGGTTCATCTTAAATCGGGATAATGAAGAAGCGAGACAGTATTTTTACCGCGAAATTGTCCATCATTTCTGTTTCGTTAAGTCGGGTGGTcgtaattattggaaacctcgaagaagaaatattaaaatcatAGGTCGCTTATATACCGTGGGCGTCCGTCAAGTTGAGCGATACTGCCTTCGCTTGCTCCTCATCAACGTCAGAGGATCAACCAGCTTTGAAGATCTCCGCACGGTTAACGGTGTCCTTCTACCGACGTTTAAATCAGCCGCTTCTGCTCTGAATTTGTTGGAGGACGACAGCGTTTGGGAGAAGACCTTGGACGATGCCGCCGCCTTTGAAATGCCGGAGCGATTGAGACAGCTTTTTGTCGATGTCTGCCTCTTTTGCAATCCCACCGACGCTCTTCATCTCTTTGATCGGTCTCTGCCCCACCTCATGGAAGATTTCATTCGAACTGGTCACGATGCGGAAGTCGCCAAAAACTTGACTTTGAAATGGATTCAGGACAAGTTGATTCTCCACAATAGAACAATGGAAGAACTCTCTTTGCCTGTTCCTGACTTTCAGCTTATTCGCCAAATTATTGAAGCTCAACTCGAAGAGAATACTGCAATTACCAGGATAGAAAAGAGACGTTTGGGTGAACTGATGGTTACTCAATTGAACGAAGGTCAAAGAGCCGCCTATGATCAAGTCATGGCTGCCATCAACGACAAAAACAACTCAGTTCCCCATCAGTATTTTTTGGATGGTCCTGGAGGTACTGGCAAGGCCTTTTTGTACAACACTCTGATCACCGTTCTGCAAGGCCAAGGGAAGACAGTCATCGCCGTCGCTTCTACCGGCATCGCTTCTACGTTGTTGATTGACGGTTCAACATACCATTCCCAATTTAAGATCTACCCTCCAATTACCGAAGTTACCAGATCGAAAATTGTAGATGGAAGCGCTCTcgctaatttgattttaagtgCCGTTCTCATCATTTCCGACGAAGCCACCATGAAGACAAATCACGCTCTCGACGCTtttaatttcctctttcaaaaattggaaaagaaaaatatacctCATGGTggaaaagttcttcttcttggtggtgACTTTCGTCAATGTTTACCAGTCGTCCGACATGGAAACAGGGTGAAGGTGGTGGAAGCTACAATCCGAAATAACGCAACGTGGCCTCTGTTTCGTCATCTTCGTTTAACCCAGAATATGCGTACCGTGGCCGGCAATCAAGACTACGCTGACTGGCTTATTCAGCTTGGAAACGGTACTCTGCCAACGATTCCTAGACTTAACAATCCTGATCTCATCGAAATTCCTGCCGAGTTTCTTGACTTTGGACGGAATTTGATTGAGTACGTTTTTGGTGTTCCTTCTCTGCTTTTGGATCCAGAGGTATCTCAGCAGATTTGCAGTCGAGCCATTCTCTGTCCGAAGAACGAAGACTGCCTACGGATCAACAATCAGATCATCAAAGACATGCCTGGAATAGTTCATCAGTACAAAAGCATCGACACGATTGATTCGGACGATCCTGAAGAAATTGCCAATTATCCAACCGAGATTCTCAACACCTTTAATGTGTCCGGAATTCCCACTCATGTTCTCAAGTTGAAAGTGGGAGCCATCATCATTCTGCTCAAGAACATTGATTCGCGTAAGGGTCTCTGCAATGGCACCCGTCTCATCATCAGGGCCCTCAGAGAAAATCTGATCGTTGCAGACATCGCTTCCGGCAAGAACAAGGGTCACACGGTTTACATCCCGCGAATGACGCTGTCGCCCACCGATTCCGATCTTCCTGTCACACTCAAGAGGCTCCAGTTTCCTGTGCTGTTGGCATTTGCCATAACCATCACCAAGTCACAGGGCCAGACTTTTGATCGTGTCGGCATTTTCCTCCTGGAGCCTGTCTTTTCTCACGGTCAGCTGTATGTGGCTTTTTCACGTGCAACATCGAAAGAAG GTGTCAAAGTCGAAATAGCTGAATCTGCAAAGCAAGGACGGCTTTTGAGAAATCACCTGACAGCcactgaagaggaaaaagagaaagtattCACCGTCAATATTGTTTACAAAGAAGTCCTTTTGTaa